Proteins encoded in a region of the Petroclostridium xylanilyticum genome:
- a CDS encoding transposase, with the protein MNNHIHLLLKEGKEAISQAMKRIGASYVYWYNMKYERYGHLFQDRYKSEKVEDDKYLLTVLRYIHQNPIKAGIVEEAIKYKWSSYIEYISQKGILTDIDFG; encoded by the coding sequence ATGAATAATCATATTCATTTATTATTAAAGGAAGGTAAAGAAGCCATATCCCAGGCAATGAAGCGAATAGGAGCAAGTTATGTTTATTGGTATAATATGAAATATGAAAGATATGGTCATTTGTTTCAGGATAGATATAAAAGTGAAAAAGTTGAAGATGATAAATATTTATTAACAGTATTAAGATACATCCATCAGAATCCTATAAAAGCGGGAATTGTAGAAGAAGCTATAAAATACAAGTGGAGTAGTTATATTGAATATATTAGCCAAAAAGGCATTTTAACGGATATAGACTTTGGATAA
- a CDS encoding transposase codes for MPRQARERSSSGIYHIMLRGINRQDIFHDEEDKMRFIETLKNYKSICEV; via the coding sequence ATGCCAAGACAAGCAAGAGAAAGAAGCAGCAGTGGGATATATCATATTATGCTAAGAGGGATAAATAGGCAAGATATCTTTCACGATGAAGAAGATAAGATGAGATTTATTGAGACATTAAAGAATTATAAAAGTATCTGCGAAGTATGA
- a CDS encoding bifunctional 3,4-dihydroxy-2-butanone-4-phosphate synthase/GTP cyclohydrolase II, producing the protein MCKFNTIEEAIEDIKAGKMIVVVDDESRENEGDLLMAAEKVTPEAINFMAKYGRGLICVPMEKRRLDELDIHPMVAKNTDYKGTAFTVSVDAVGTTTGISAAERAATVLKLIDPKAAARDFNRPGHIFPLEAREGGVLKRAGHTEAAVDLARMANLYPAGVICEIMNEDGTMARVPELMEYVKEHNLKIITIEDLIAYRRKNECLVERVSEAQLPTKYGDFKIVGYENKLNGEHHVALVKGDVTNGEPVLVRVHSECLTGDCFGSLRCDCGDQLAAAMQAINQEGRGILLYMRQEGRGIGLINKIRAYALQDQGMDTVEANIALGFPADMRDYGIGAQILSDLGVKKIKLMTNNPKKLSGILGHGIEIVERVPIQVNHNERNEYYLRIKKEKMGHILNFKEDQ; encoded by the coding sequence ATGTGTAAATTTAATACCATTGAAGAAGCTATAGAAGACATCAAGGCCGGAAAAATGATAGTGGTTGTTGATGACGAAAGCAGGGAGAATGAAGGCGACCTCCTTATGGCGGCAGAGAAAGTTACCCCCGAAGCCATTAATTTTATGGCTAAGTATGGAAGAGGGCTTATATGTGTGCCTATGGAAAAAAGAAGATTGGATGAGTTGGACATTCATCCAATGGTAGCAAAAAATACCGACTATAAGGGAACGGCATTTACTGTCTCTGTTGATGCAGTTGGGACTACAACCGGCATATCTGCAGCAGAAAGGGCTGCAACTGTGTTAAAATTAATAGACCCCAAAGCTGCAGCCAGGGATTTTAACAGGCCTGGTCATATCTTCCCTCTTGAAGCCAGAGAGGGGGGCGTATTAAAAAGGGCCGGACATACTGAGGCAGCCGTAGATTTAGCAAGAATGGCTAACCTTTATCCTGCAGGAGTAATATGTGAAATTATGAATGAAGACGGTACCATGGCGAGAGTACCTGAACTGATGGAATATGTAAAAGAGCATAATTTAAAAATAATTACCATAGAAGATTTAATAGCTTATCGAAGAAAAAATGAATGCTTGGTGGAGAGAGTATCTGAAGCACAATTGCCGACTAAGTATGGTGATTTTAAAATTGTTGGGTATGAAAACAAGCTTAATGGCGAACATCATGTAGCATTGGTAAAGGGAGATGTGACAAATGGAGAGCCTGTGCTGGTGAGGGTGCATTCAGAATGTTTAACAGGAGATTGTTTCGGGTCCCTCAGATGTGACTGTGGGGACCAGCTTGCAGCAGCAATGCAGGCAATTAATCAGGAAGGGCGGGGTATACTACTATATATGCGCCAGGAAGGCCGTGGTATAGGTCTTATCAATAAGATCAGGGCATATGCTCTTCAAGACCAGGGAATGGATACTGTAGAAGCAAACATAGCCTTAGGTTTTCCGGCAGATATGAGAGATTACGGGATAGGAGCGCAAATTTTATCAGACCTTGGAGTTAAGAAAATAAAACTTATGACAAACAATCCGAAAAAGCTGTCAGGTATTCTGGGACATGGAATAGAAATAGTGGAGAGAGTTCCAATACAAGTGAATCACAATGAAAGAAACGAATATTATTTAAGGATTAAAAAGGAAAAAATGGGTCATATTCTAAATTTTAAGGAGGATCAATAA
- a CDS encoding riboflavin synthase, translated as MFTGLIEEIGTVKSVIKGVNSAKITITASKILEDIKQGDSISTNGVCLTVTEFTHNSFSVDVMPETMRRSNLKHLKTGSRVNLERALKVGDRFGGHIVSGHIDGVGVITGFQEEDNATWVSIEAPGDILKYVVHKGSIAIDGTSLTVAYVDDKVLKVSIIPLTRDETTILEKNVGDEVNLECDMIGKYVEKLMMFREDIKLKKSIDMDFLRENGFL; from the coding sequence ATGTTTACAGGATTAATTGAGGAGATAGGGACAGTTAAATCAGTGATAAAGGGTGTAAATTCTGCTAAAATTACCATTACAGCCAGTAAGATTTTAGAAGATATAAAACAGGGTGACAGTATTAGCACAAATGGTGTATGTCTTACTGTTACAGAGTTTACCCATAATAGCTTTTCGGTAGATGTTATGCCCGAAACCATGAGAAGGAGTAATTTAAAACACTTAAAAACGGGGAGCAGGGTTAACCTGGAAAGAGCCCTGAAGGTTGGGGATAGGTTTGGAGGCCATATTGTTTCCGGCCACATCGATGGAGTTGGTGTTATTACAGGTTTTCAGGAAGAAGATAATGCAACCTGGGTATCAATAGAAGCACCGGGAGACATATTAAAATATGTGGTTCATAAAGGCTCCATTGCGATAGATGGGACCAGTTTAACTGTGGCATATGTGGATGATAAAGTGCTCAAAGTTTCAATTATTCCACTTACCAGAGATGAGACCACCATTCTGGAAAAGAATGTGGGGGATGAAGTTAATCTGGAGTGCGACATGATTGGCAAATATGTTGAAAAGCTTATGATGTTTAGAGAGGATATAAAGCTAAAAAAATCTATAGATATGGATTTTCTGCGTGAAAACGGGTTTTTATAA
- a CDS encoding YbaB/EbfC family nucleoid-associated protein, producing MARGGFPGMGNMNNMIKQAQKMQKEMAKLQEELEQRTVEASAGGGAITVIATGKKQIQEIKISPEVVDPDDVEMLQDLILAAVNEAMRKADEMVSSEMGKITGGFNIPGMF from the coding sequence ATGGCTAGAGGTGGATTCCCAGGCATGGGGAATATGAATAACATGATAAAGCAGGCTCAAAAAATGCAGAAAGAGATGGCCAAACTTCAGGAGGAACTGGAACAGAGAACTGTCGAAGCTTCTGCTGGTGGTGGTGCTATTACGGTAATAGCAACTGGAAAGAAACAGATTCAGGAAATAAAAATAAGCCCGGAAGTTGTAGACCCTGATGATGTAGAAATGTTACAGGATTTAATACTTGCAGCCGTAAACGAAGCCATGAGAAAAGCAGACGAAATGGTATCTTCAGAAATGGGTAAGATTACTGGAGGGTTTAATATACCGGGAATGTTTTAA
- a CDS encoding 2-hydroxyacyl-CoA dehydratase family protein, which translates to MKTIGITTTVPIEVLLAAGYRVLDLNNLFITSGEYAKYIDFAERDGFPKSSCAWIKGIYGVCLKNGIKEIVGVMEGDCSNTKALIEVLKMNGVKIYPFSYPHCHNVENIKASIDELMDIFSVNLADVEEVRRRLNKIRAMAKRIDEMTFLENKVTGFENHLYQVSLSDFNGDVDEFERLLGDKLLEIERRNPTNKKIRLGFIGVPPMTCDIYEYVENFNAHFVYNEVQREFAFPRSDKASNIYEQYYDYTYPYDIDFRLKEIKKQVEKRKIDGIIHYTQAFCYRTIEDIVIKKELDIPVLNIEGDKFNRLDSRSKLRIEAFLDMLLDLKGVGN; encoded by the coding sequence ATGAAAACCATCGGTATTACGACAACTGTCCCTATAGAGGTTTTGCTCGCAGCGGGCTATAGGGTTTTAGATCTCAATAACCTTTTTATTACATCCGGTGAATATGCAAAATATATAGATTTCGCAGAAAGAGACGGTTTTCCCAAAAGTTCCTGTGCCTGGATAAAAGGAATATATGGTGTCTGCCTTAAGAATGGCATTAAAGAAATAGTTGGGGTTATGGAAGGGGACTGTTCAAACACCAAGGCGCTGATTGAGGTATTAAAAATGAATGGAGTCAAAATATACCCCTTCTCATATCCTCATTGTCATAATGTAGAAAATATCAAGGCTTCAATAGATGAATTAATGGATATATTTAGTGTTAATTTAGCTGATGTAGAAGAGGTTAGGAGAAGATTAAATAAAATTAGAGCAATGGCAAAAAGAATAGATGAGATGACATTCTTAGAGAACAAGGTGACCGGTTTTGAAAATCATCTATATCAAGTGAGTCTTAGTGATTTTAACGGGGATGTTGATGAATTTGAAAGACTGCTTGGCGACAAGCTGCTTGAAATAGAGAGGAGAAACCCGACCAATAAAAAAATAAGACTTGGATTCATCGGTGTTCCTCCTATGACCTGTGATATATATGAATATGTAGAAAATTTTAATGCCCACTTTGTGTATAACGAAGTTCAAAGAGAATTCGCGTTCCCGCGAAGCGATAAAGCATCAAACATATATGAACAATACTATGATTATACTTATCCCTATGATATAGATTTTAGGTTAAAGGAAATAAAAAAACAGGTAGAGAAAAGAAAGATAGATGGAATCATTCACTATACCCAGGCTTTTTGTTATAGGACAATAGAGGATATAGTAATAAAAAAAGAACTGGATATACCTGTTTTAAACATAGAAGGAGACAAGTTCAACCGTCTTGATTCAAGGAGCAAGCTTAGAATAGAGGCCTTTCTTGATATGCTGCTGGATTTGAAGGGAGTGGGAAATTGA
- the ribD gene encoding bifunctional diaminohydroxyphosphoribosylaminopyrimidine deaminase/5-amino-6-(5-phosphoribosylamino)uracil reductase RibD: MKRAIELSKLGVGHTNPNPLVGAVIVKDGRIIGEGYHAFYGGPHAEVNAFKNASEDVKGATMYVTLEPCSHYGKTPPCANAIVEKGISKVVVGMEDPNPLVAGRGIEILRNNGIEVITGVLEEEVKKLNEIFIKYITTETPFCILKTAMTLDGKIATVTGDSKWITNQESRKYVHQLRHRVAAIMVGIGTILTDDPLLTTRLDENKGVDPVRVIIDTYARIPLEAKVLNLNSDAKTIVATTEKADKNKLKALEEKGAEIIKTPIRDNKIDLAYLMKALGEKKIDSVLLEGGSTLNYSALNEGIVDKILAFIAPKIIGGSNAKTPVGGEGKKYIKDAFILDNINILRFDQDIMIEAYLTKGELC, from the coding sequence ATGAAGAGAGCAATTGAATTATCGAAGTTGGGTGTTGGGCATACGAATCCTAATCCTTTGGTAGGTGCCGTTATTGTAAAAGATGGCAGAATTATCGGGGAAGGATATCATGCATTTTATGGAGGGCCTCATGCGGAAGTCAACGCTTTTAAAAATGCCAGTGAAGATGTAAAGGGAGCAACCATGTATGTTACATTGGAACCCTGTTCCCATTACGGCAAAACGCCTCCCTGTGCAAATGCCATAGTAGAGAAGGGGATATCAAAGGTTGTAGTAGGCATGGAAGACCCTAATCCTCTTGTAGCAGGCAGGGGAATTGAGATTTTAAGAAATAATGGAATAGAAGTAATAACCGGAGTCCTGGAGGAAGAAGTAAAAAAGCTAAACGAAATTTTTATAAAATACATAACTACCGAAACACCCTTCTGTATACTAAAAACTGCTATGACGTTAGATGGAAAAATTGCTACCGTAACCGGAGACTCAAAATGGATAACCAATCAAGAATCACGAAAATATGTCCATCAATTAAGACATAGAGTAGCTGCCATTATGGTAGGAATTGGAACTATTTTAACCGATGATCCTTTATTAACTACCAGGTTGGACGAAAATAAAGGAGTTGACCCTGTAAGAGTAATAATAGATACTTATGCAAGGATCCCCCTGGAGGCAAAGGTTTTAAACCTGAACTCAGATGCCAAAACAATTGTCGCTACCACCGAAAAGGCTGACAAAAATAAGCTTAAAGCCCTTGAGGAAAAAGGTGCAGAGATTATAAAAACACCTATAAGAGATAATAAGATAGATCTAGCCTATTTGATGAAAGCATTAGGAGAAAAGAAAATAGATAGTGTTCTTCTGGAAGGGGGGAGTACCCTCAATTATAGTGCATTAAATGAGGGTATTGTAGATAAGATTCTGGCATTTATTGCACCTAAAATAATTGGGGGCAGTAATGCGAAGACACCGGTAGGGGGTGAAGGTAAAAAATATATAAAAGATGCCTTTATTTTGGATAATATCAACATATTAAGATTTGATCAAGATATCATGATAGAAGCCTATCTGACAAAAGGAGAATTATGCTGA
- a CDS encoding accessory gene regulator B family protein, whose protein sequence is MKYAMTVVWNEVIKLAALLALFFMLNKTYEFLFCFSILLSIRTFSGGLHFE, encoded by the coding sequence ATGAAGTATGCGATGACGGTTGTTTGGAATGAAGTGATTAAGCTTGCTGCACTGCTAGCTCTGTTTTTTATGCTGAATAAAACCTATGAGTTCTTGTTTTGTTTCAGTATCTTGTTATCTATCAGGACTTTTTCCGGCGGTCTGCATTTTGAGTGA
- a CDS encoding papain-like cysteine protease family protein has translation MKFWTMKKFRISIMFLSILLVVTSTAFALYASHIYGGMDQYKQEKTLWCWNACARMVADYRYNVTLTQSDMAAKILGSSTRDATATHQQTASAIKLYTNSTKNTGYTNSAYTFNYVAQKLDSSNNPIIIGVNYTNVGEYHMLACYGYDSLPQEKIYFVDPKGPWQESDLFANYFDGVWAKPSGASYFLDGQWN, from the coding sequence ATGAAATTTTGGACTATGAAGAAGTTTAGAATATCGATAATGTTCTTATCAATTCTTTTAGTAGTAACTAGTACAGCTTTTGCACTCTATGCTTCTCATATATATGGAGGAATGGATCAATATAAGCAGGAAAAAACCTTATGGTGCTGGAATGCTTGCGCTAGAATGGTTGCAGATTATCGTTACAATGTCACTCTTACACAATCTGATATGGCAGCAAAAATATTAGGATCAAGTACAAGGGATGCAACAGCAACTCATCAGCAAACAGCTTCTGCAATAAAACTATATACAAATAGTACAAAGAATACAGGATATACAAACAGTGCATATACTTTTAATTATGTAGCACAGAAACTTGATTCATCAAATAATCCTATTATAATTGGAGTAAATTATACAAATGTTGGGGAATATCATATGCTCGCTTGCTATGGTTATGATTCACTCCCACAGGAAAAAATATATTTTGTTGATCCAAAAGGGCCGTGGCAGGAAAGTGATTTGTTTGCAAACTATTTTGACGGTGTGTGGGCAAAGCCTTCGGGTGCTTCTTACTTTTTAGATGGTCAGTGGAATTAA
- a CDS encoding radical SAM protein: protein MEVLRKLVSKDGSVKYLFKLEDSNTIETLYMHDRNQKLTYQSTVCVSSQVGCKLGCIYCATGMQGYVRNLSADEIVQQVSICNFHYTYSKIPAIDAVVFAGMGEPLLNYENVKMAIHKIYSDLGINHFEVVTVGIVPYIHEMIKDFYDKGIHIRLNISLHASTNELRKKLIPFTVKYDIDAIIRAAVEYAEAFDTKVRMRYMIFKGLNDTGEDVERLWRLLEDKPIKLIISQYNENNVPGLIPPSHADILEFCEKVGKKIDCGTFYNFGNDIKGGCGQLRQHISG from the coding sequence ATGGAAGTACTCAGAAAACTAGTTAGTAAAGATGGCTCAGTAAAGTATCTTTTTAAACTTGAAGATAGTAACACTATAGAAACTTTATATATGCATGATAGAAATCAAAAACTAACCTATCAAAGTACCGTTTGTGTTTCTTCACAAGTAGGCTGCAAATTAGGATGCATATATTGTGCTACAGGAATGCAGGGATATGTCAGAAACCTTTCAGCAGATGAAATTGTACAACAGGTAAGCATATGTAACTTTCACTATACATATTCCAAAATTCCTGCAATCGATGCTGTAGTTTTTGCCGGTATGGGTGAACCCCTACTCAATTATGAAAATGTAAAGATGGCTATACATAAGATTTATTCAGATTTGGGCATAAACCACTTTGAAGTGGTAACCGTAGGAATAGTACCTTATATTCATGAAATGATAAAGGATTTTTATGATAAAGGTATTCATATAAGACTAAACATTTCTCTCCATGCATCAACAAATGAACTAAGAAAAAAACTTATACCATTTACCGTTAAGTACGATATAGATGCAATCATAAGGGCAGCGGTTGAATATGCTGAAGCATTTGATACAAAAGTTAGAATGAGATATATGATTTTCAAAGGTTTAAATGATACCGGAGAAGATGTAGAAAGGCTTTGGAGACTTTTAGAGGACAAACCTATAAAATTAATCATCTCACAATATAATGAAAATAACGTTCCCGGATTAATTCCACCCAGTCATGCTGACATATTGGAATTTTGCGAAAAAGTTGGTAAAAAAATTGACTGTGGGACCTTCTATAACTTTGGAAATGATATTAAGGGGGGGTGCGGGCAGTTGAGACAGCACATTTCAGGATGA
- a CDS encoding accessory gene regulator ArgB-like protein → MHSLIDIFAYKVYKERLLSHRDLRKMKYAMTVVWNEVIKLAALLALFFMLNKTYEFLFCFSILLSIRTFSGGLHFENNFACFAASAVFFCIVILYLPFLFTVTIGISIILMIISTGIISIYSPTPSPNRPIINKKKDGT, encoded by the coding sequence ATGCACAGTTTGATAGATATTTTTGCGTACAAAGTCTATAAGGAACGATTATTATCTCACCGTGACCTTCGGAAGATGAAGTATGCGATGACGGTTGTTTGGAATGAAGTGATTAAGCTTGCTGCACTGCTAGCTCTGTTTTTTATGCTGAATAAAACCTATGAGTTCTTGTTTTGTTTCAGTATCTTGTTATCTATCAGGACTTTTTCCGGCGGTCTGCATTTTGAAAATAATTTCGCATGCTTTGCAGCCAGTGCGGTGTTTTTCTGTATTGTTATTCTATACTTGCCGTTTTTATTTACTGTAACTATAGGTATAAGTATCATCTTAATGATTATAAGTACCGGCATTATTTCTATTTATTCTCCTACGCCGTCTCCCAACAGGCCGATTATAAACAAAAAAAAAGACGGAACTTAA
- the dnaX gene encoding DNA polymerase III subunit gamma/tau, with product MSYQALYRKWRPQVFEDVVGQKHITETLKNQILSQRIAHAYLFCGTRGTGKTSTAKIFSRAINCINSQDGNPCNQCEICKGIMDGSIMDVVEIDAASNNGVDNVREIRDEVAYSPARSKYKVYIIDEVHMLSTGAFNALLKTLEEPPSHVLFILATTEPHKIPATILSRCQRFDFKRITVDDIVGRLRQVISKDRINIDEQGLRLVGRVSDGSMRDALSILDQCIAFSKDTIKYEDIAAVLGVVDNSFLFDIAQSVADRNPNKAVQLIDQLVMDGRDIIHFMDDFIEHFRNLLLCKVLEKPENVLELAQETVLRLKEQSINFTQEKIINCIKVLSEAHSTAKWATSPRIILEIAVIKLCQQNLDTSTESLLDRIAELEYKLANGVVAVKMDEKVPVVGIKEDNSKQNKLPEKKPRTVKKADSSTHIEINKALDLWPEIINEVKRMGKLALYGHLSDVKVEPVEGTLGIIFKNSSATNKLMVSSRSENIELLEQVIEKLSGNPVKVKCFLEKELEQNGKASQEDMLDQLIRLKDELGDTMQIYDE from the coding sequence ATGTCATACCAGGCTCTGTATAGAAAATGGAGGCCTCAGGTTTTTGAGGATGTTGTAGGGCAAAAGCATATAACTGAAACGCTTAAAAATCAAATTCTCTCTCAGAGAATAGCCCATGCCTATCTTTTCTGCGGTACACGAGGGACAGGTAAAACCTCGACGGCAAAGATATTTAGCAGGGCTATCAACTGTATTAACAGCCAGGATGGCAATCCATGTAATCAATGTGAAATATGCAAGGGTATTATGGATGGAAGTATTATGGATGTAGTGGAAATAGATGCTGCATCCAATAATGGGGTAGATAATGTACGTGAAATCCGGGACGAAGTGGCGTATTCACCAGCCAGGAGTAAATATAAAGTGTATATTATTGACGAGGTTCATATGTTATCAACCGGAGCGTTTAACGCATTATTAAAAACCCTGGAGGAACCTCCTTCACACGTCTTGTTTATTTTAGCTACTACAGAACCCCATAAGATTCCCGCCACCATATTATCGCGATGTCAAAGGTTTGACTTTAAGAGAATTACTGTAGACGATATTGTAGGAAGACTCAGACAGGTAATTAGTAAAGATAGAATTAATATAGATGAACAAGGGCTGCGGCTGGTTGGCAGAGTATCCGACGGGTCTATGAGAGACGCTTTAAGTATTTTAGACCAGTGTATAGCTTTTAGTAAAGATACTATTAAATATGAAGATATAGCAGCAGTTCTAGGTGTTGTGGATAATTCTTTTTTATTTGATATAGCGCAAAGCGTAGCTGATAGAAATCCTAACAAGGCAGTACAGTTAATTGATCAGCTTGTAATGGACGGAAGGGATATCATTCATTTTATGGATGATTTTATTGAACACTTTAGAAATTTGCTGTTATGTAAGGTGCTGGAGAAGCCTGAAAATGTTTTGGAGTTAGCACAGGAAACAGTATTGCGGCTAAAAGAGCAAAGTATAAATTTCACCCAGGAGAAAATAATAAATTGCATAAAAGTACTATCTGAAGCACATTCAACGGCAAAATGGGCAACAAGCCCAAGGATTATACTGGAAATTGCAGTTATTAAACTATGCCAGCAGAATCTGGATACATCCACAGAGTCACTTTTGGATAGAATTGCTGAACTAGAGTACAAGCTGGCGAATGGGGTAGTAGCAGTTAAGATGGATGAAAAAGTGCCGGTCGTTGGAATTAAAGAGGATAACAGCAAACAAAACAAATTGCCTGAAAAGAAACCTAGAACTGTGAAAAAAGCGGATAGTTCCACTCATATAGAAATCAATAAAGCTTTAGACTTATGGCCGGAAATCATTAATGAAGTAAAAAGAATGGGAAAACTTGCACTATATGGTCACCTATCAGACGTAAAAGTAGAACCGGTAGAAGGTACTTTGGGGATAATATTTAAAAATTCTTCTGCAACTAATAAGCTAATGGTATCTTCAAGAAGTGAGAATATAGAACTTCTGGAGCAGGTAATTGAAAAATTATCCGGCAATCCTGTAAAAGTAAAATGCTTTTTGGAAAAAGAACTAGAACAAAATGGCAAAGCCAGCCAAGAAGACATGCTAGATCAGCTCATCAGATTAAAAGACGAATTGGGAGATACAATGCAGATATATGACGAATAA
- a CDS encoding acyl-CoA dehydratase activase translates to MKVLGIDLGSREVKIVLMENRKIMYKFKVSTMTFYRNYCSFDGKVIVDLEKLDLKDVDMAISTGYGRNNTDLREFRLINEIKAHVYGVFYQTGLSDFILLDVGGQDVKAVRVEKGIITDLELNEKCAASCGRYLENMANVLELPLGEMSRYYESPVELNSTCAVFSESELIGKIAEGVDIHRLCAAVNYSMYKRLQPLLTKFKGRQLILSGGVAHNGAIKEYLKNDYDEVIPLDDPQFNGAIGCCYYAEKIGIDRKGVK, encoded by the coding sequence TTGAAAGTACTTGGAATTGATCTTGGAAGCAGGGAAGTAAAAATTGTCCTAATGGAAAACCGCAAAATCATGTATAAGTTTAAAGTGAGTACCATGACATTTTACAGAAACTATTGCAGTTTTGACGGCAAAGTAATTGTTGACCTTGAAAAGTTGGATTTAAAAGATGTTGATATGGCAATATCCACCGGCTATGGCAGGAATAATACAGACCTTAGGGAGTTCAGGCTCATTAATGAAATAAAGGCCCATGTATATGGCGTGTTTTATCAGACAGGACTTAGCGATTTTATACTCCTGGATGTAGGTGGACAGGATGTTAAAGCTGTTAGGGTAGAAAAGGGGATTATAACTGATCTTGAGCTTAATGAAAAATGTGCAGCATCTTGCGGACGATATCTGGAGAACATGGCGAATGTCCTTGAACTACCTCTGGGGGAGATGTCCAGGTATTATGAAAGTCCTGTAGAACTTAATTCCACCTGTGCAGTCTTTTCAGAATCAGAACTTATTGGAAAGATTGCAGAAGGTGTTGATATCCACAGACTTTGTGCCGCAGTTAACTATTCCATGTATAAAAGGCTGCAGCCCTTGTTAACAAAATTTAAGGGAAGGCAGTTAATTCTATCTGGCGGAGTAGCTCATAACGGTGCTATTAAAGAATATCTTAAAAATGATTATGATGAAGTAATACCCTTGGACGACCCCCAATTTAACGGCGCAATAGGATGTTGCTATTATGCAGAAAAGATAGGTATTGACAGAAAAGGAGTAAAGTAA
- a CDS encoding REP-associated tyrosine transposase, which translates to MIRYVGGDFFAKKCKEKSETGIYHVMLRGINRQQIFEDDEDYKKMLQTIADYKDKCSYQIYAYCLMPNHIHLLIKEGKEDLGVAFKRIGASYVYWYNMKYERYGHLFQDRYKSEKVEDDKYLLTVLRYIHQNPIKAGIVEEAIKYKWSSYIEYISQKGILTDIDFG; encoded by the coding sequence ATGATAAGATACGTCGGGGGTGATTTTTTTGCCAAGAAATGCAAGGAAAAAAGTGAAACAGGAATCTATCATGTTATGCTAAGAGGGATAAACAGACAGCAGATATTTGAAGATGATGAAGACTATAAAAAGATGTTACAAACAATAGCAGATTACAAAGATAAGTGTAGCTATCAAATTTACGCGTATTGTCTAATGCCAAACCATATACATTTACTGATAAAAGAAGGTAAAGAAGATTTGGGGGTAGCATTTAAAAGAATAGGCGCAAGTTATGTTTATTGGTATAATATGAAATATGAAAGATATGGTCATTTGTTTCAGGATAGATATAAAAGTGAAAAAGTTGAAGATGATAAATATTTATTAACAGTATTAAGATACATCCATCAGAATCCTATAAAAGCGGGAATTGTAGAAGAAGCTATAAAATACAAATGGAGTAGTTATATTGAATATATTAGCCAAAAAGGCATTTTAACGGATATAGACTTTGGATAA
- the ribE gene encoding 6,7-dimethyl-8-ribityllumazine synthase, which produces MRIFEGKLIAQGLKFGIVIGRFNEFIGNKLLSGAIDALKRHGVEENEIEIAWVPGAFEIPLLAKKMAKSKKYDAVICLGAVIRGSTPHFDYVASEVSKGIANVSLETELPIIFGVLTTDTIEQAIERAGTKAGNKGYEAAVTAIEMANLLKEI; this is translated from the coding sequence ATGAGAATATTTGAAGGAAAGTTAATTGCGCAAGGGTTGAAATTTGGTATTGTCATAGGAAGATTCAATGAATTTATAGGAAATAAGCTTTTATCCGGAGCTATTGATGCCTTAAAGCGCCATGGTGTGGAAGAGAATGAAATTGAAATAGCATGGGTGCCTGGAGCTTTTGAAATTCCGTTGTTAGCTAAAAAGATGGCAAAATCTAAAAAATATGATGCAGTAATCTGCCTGGGGGCTGTGATAAGAGGCTCCACTCCCCACTTTGATTATGTTGCCAGTGAAGTTTCAAAAGGAATTGCCAATGTATCATTGGAAACAGAACTACCTATTATATTTGGGGTACTTACAACAGATACCATTGAACAGGCTATTGAAAGAGCAGGTACAAAAGCAGGCAACAAGGGGTACGAGGCAGCTGTAACAGCAATTGAAATGGCAAATTTATTAAAAGAGATTTAA